A genomic stretch from Antarcticibacterium flavum includes:
- the istA gene encoding IS21 family transposase → MANTLDPMDLKQIITLKLDGFSNRKIGATLGISRNTVNSYMKLFKASDYSFKELLSFDNVRLDALFPSLTTIDNERHDELMLYFEGVNKARNHPGFTFLYHYQEYAQHASQPYSYTQFMEHYRRKYAKVKGSMKLEHEAGNEMYIDYTGKKLHIVDKDTGELIPVEVFIAILPNSQYTYVEASQSQKREDLITSCGNALHFYGGVPKAIVSDNLKSAVTRASKYEPEINRSFKDFARHYNCVINPTRSYAPQDKALVENAVHLVYQRIYYPLREMTFFSLKDLNREIKRLLVTYNNLLFQRKEASRRELFQSIEREYLKPLPTSAYEIKDYKRAKVQKMGYVYFSPDKSYYSVPYRYIGKKTLIHYTKSVVEVYYNHVRIALHQRNPVKGTYTTNTEHLSSTHKGYTSWSPEYFKNKAAAHGANVVSCVEKILADSDYPETGYKRVMGLIMLHKSYSSQRLDNACKRALQADAASYKRIKKILENNLDQSSLFYQDLEEDKTHIPSHQNIRGAAAYK, encoded by the coding sequence ATGGCCAACACCCTTGATCCGATGGACTTAAAACAAATTATTACCTTAAAACTGGATGGTTTTAGTAACCGTAAAATCGGTGCTACTCTGGGCATCTCCCGAAACACTGTCAACAGCTACATGAAGCTTTTTAAGGCCAGTGACTATTCTTTTAAAGAACTACTATCCTTTGATAATGTACGCCTGGATGCGCTTTTTCCTTCACTTACCACTATTGATAATGAGCGGCATGATGAACTGATGCTCTACTTTGAAGGGGTCAATAAGGCCCGGAATCATCCTGGTTTTACGTTTTTATACCATTATCAGGAATATGCACAACATGCTTCCCAGCCTTATAGCTACACGCAGTTTATGGAGCATTACCGGCGTAAATATGCTAAGGTCAAAGGTTCTATGAAACTTGAGCACGAAGCAGGTAATGAGATGTACATTGATTATACGGGCAAAAAACTGCATATCGTTGATAAAGACACTGGAGAACTTATTCCCGTAGAAGTATTTATTGCTATCCTTCCTAACAGCCAGTATACTTACGTAGAGGCTAGTCAAAGCCAGAAACGGGAGGATCTTATCACTTCTTGCGGTAATGCATTACATTTTTATGGAGGTGTGCCTAAAGCCATTGTATCAGATAACTTAAAATCTGCAGTGACCAGGGCAAGTAAATATGAGCCGGAGATCAACCGAAGCTTTAAAGACTTTGCCCGCCATTATAACTGTGTGATCAATCCCACCCGCAGCTATGCTCCACAGGATAAAGCTCTGGTGGAGAATGCAGTCCACCTGGTCTATCAACGGATTTATTATCCCTTGCGGGAGATGACCTTCTTCTCCTTAAAAGATCTAAACCGGGAGATAAAACGCCTGCTTGTTACCTATAATAATTTACTGTTCCAGCGAAAGGAAGCCAGCCGCAGGGAACTCTTTCAATCCATAGAGCGGGAATACCTAAAACCCTTGCCTACATCTGCCTATGAGATCAAGGATTATAAACGTGCAAAGGTTCAGAAGATGGGATATGTATACTTCTCTCCAGATAAAAGTTATTATAGCGTTCCTTACCGATACATCGGCAAAAAGACTCTGATCCATTATACAAAAAGTGTGGTAGAGGTTTATTATAACCACGTTCGAATTGCCCTGCATCAGCGAAATCCTGTTAAGGGAACCTACACCACAAATACAGAACACTTAAGTAGCACCCATAAAGGATATACCTCCTGGAGTCCTGAATACTTTAAAAACAAAGCCGCTGCGCATGGGGCTAACGTAGTGAGCTGTGTAGAAAAGATCCTTGCTGACAGTGACTATCCTGAAACAGGTTACAAACGGGTGATGGGGCTTATCATGCTTCACAAGTCCTACAGTTCCCAGAGGCTTGACAATGCGTGTAAAAGAGCTTTGCAGGCAGATGCGGCTTCATACAAGCGGATCAAAAAGATATTAGAAAACAACCTCGACCAAAGCTCCCTCTTTTACCAGGACCTTGAAGAAGATAAGACCCATATTCCATCCCATCAAAACATTAGGGGTGCTGCTGCTTACAAGTAA
- a CDS encoding helix-turn-helix domain-containing protein: protein MKTDKRITSFDDHLDEQYGKSGTASREKFQEEFETFKIGVLIQEARKKQQMTQQELADKVGTTKTYISRIENNASDIRLSTLMRIIRDGLGGSLKLSLDV, encoded by the coding sequence ATGAAAACAGATAAGCGAATCACATCATTTGATGATCATTTGGACGAGCAGTATGGCAAAAGTGGAACAGCATCACGCGAGAAATTCCAGGAAGAATTTGAAACTTTTAAGATAGGGGTATTGATACAGGAGGCCAGAAAGAAACAGCAGATGACACAACAAGAGCTTGCAGATAAAGTTGGAACAACCAAAACCTACATTTCCCGAATTGAAAATAACGCCAGCGATATAAGACTTTCCACACTTATGAGAATAATTCGCGATGGACTTGGGGGAAGTTTAAAATTATCACTGGACGTCTAA
- a CDS encoding helix-turn-helix transcriptional regulator, with protein sequence MDNFLNYKGIHPGKVLKRELDKRSLKQRPFALSINEHPQTLNAITKGKRNLNTALALKIEEKLGLEEGAMAILQTYYDIQKEKEKQVQETPDLSKLRKALFWDTDFNKINWQEKSKAVISRVYERGNGIEKEEITRFYGKEKVDAALGEDTRKPFSVSFKK encoded by the coding sequence ATGGATAACTTTTTAAATTACAAAGGCATACACCCTGGGAAAGTTTTAAAACGTGAACTGGATAAGCGTTCATTAAAGCAACGCCCTTTTGCTTTGTCTATTAATGAACATCCGCAAACCTTAAATGCAATTACTAAAGGAAAAAGAAATCTTAATACTGCCCTTGCCCTGAAAATCGAGGAAAAACTGGGTTTGGAAGAGGGTGCAATGGCAATTTTACAGACCTATTATGATATACAGAAAGAGAAAGAAAAGCAGGTTCAGGAAACGCCTGATCTTTCAAAACTAAGAAAGGCCTTATTCTGGGATACCGATTTTAATAAGATCAACTGGCAGGAAAAAAGTAAGGCAGTTATTAGTAGAGTGTATGAACGGGGAAACGGAATTGAGAAGGAAGAAATCACTCGTTTTTATGGGAAGGAGAAAGTAGATGCGGCGCTTGGAGAAGATACCCGAAAACCTTTTTCAGTTTCATTTAAAAAATAG
- a CDS encoding UpxY family transcription antiterminator: protein MNWYVIYTKPRWEKRVATELEETNIESYCPVITEVRQWSDRKKKVVTPLFKSYVFVRLTEKSRQDVFKAPGVIQFLYWLGKPAIVKDKEIETIKSWLNNDEIEIFSTDHLSPGDK from the coding sequence ATGAATTGGTACGTGATATACACCAAACCCCGGTGGGAAAAGAGGGTGGCTACCGAATTGGAGGAAACGAATATAGAGTCCTATTGCCCAGTGATCACCGAGGTGCGGCAATGGAGCGACCGCAAGAAAAAAGTGGTGACACCACTCTTTAAATCCTATGTATTCGTAAGACTTACAGAAAAATCCAGACAGGATGTCTTCAAGGCTCCCGGAGTAATACAATTCCTTTATTGGCTGGGTAAACCGGCGATCGTTAAGGATAAAGAAATTGAAACAATCAAAAGCTGGCTCAATAACGACGAAATTGAGATCTTCTCCACAGATCATCTCTCTCCCGGAGACAAGTGA
- a CDS encoding DEAD/DEAH box helicase, whose protein sequence is MNINNITSLFKGRTDVFAVHWQKGKKSGYMPAYRYDPYMYRLHKMKGGSFKDYKDKAHLPLNDLQIQKHLSGQQLVGIYPLLKDNTSWFIAADFDKQNWIEECQKLIEVCNEYGISAYLERSRSGNGGHVWIFFDQPYQAFKSRRILLKLMELAGLFSVLDKNSSFDRLFPNQDYLSGKGFGNLIALPFYKPAVENGHSCFVDPSTEDLKPYPDQNKFLSAIQKTPVDHLDTLYDSLGLSTSTDSTIKKNSSGKLQISLSNALHLNRAGINSSLINFLKEELNFSNSEFFIKKEAGKNTWGTQAYISCIDVTEEEIVIPRGFAGKLIRFCKEQEINYDFHDYRKKLAPVDFIWEVPLRSHQNLAIEVSSRKDFGIISAPPGSGKTVMALKIIASKQQPALIIVHRKQLMEQWIESIQAFLGIPKNEIGKIGQGKAKAGKKISVAMIQSLGKYIDKQQTATFTQSFGTIIIDECHHIPAQTYRKTISKFCSYYQYGLTATPFRKGNDEKLLFAYLGEKIAEIKPQDIEEYKRPRIVIRKTSLDIPFNSKTDSFETLSKILIHDSSRNSLILKDVEAELRLGKKVVIITERKEHIDSLNQYLKQSFESITLSGEDTEANRNLKWKLLQEGNYQVLITTGQFFGEGSDLQNASCLFLAYPFSFKGKLVQYIGRVQRSEKTPVIYDYHDYKIDYLNRLFLKRNRHYRHFDKQATLFDEEMKTSTSQILTIDKKIKVPISDLDFRYGAAAFKYGTSDIETLEFEIENEDLRPEFEVLKTYFSKALKSKYIEVEIYAEFENKVLVAQSAYSHDLEKINQELIESVRFRFVQKDILGKAHSSETDNNLLDLESLQEQNFPLYKSEEELLNELLKNKHLKHFRQIQYLASKHESDILRIRFVLQPFSFVFLLSGRDAYHLVLETLDTEEATYLWHLDKKTGDLKDNLILVDEDLNIIRNKGRQYFLQTSKNNFSRIVHDYSDERKGFVVWKSALEERLY, encoded by the coding sequence ATGAATATAAATAATATAACTTCATTATTTAAAGGGAGAACCGATGTGTTTGCTGTTCATTGGCAGAAAGGAAAGAAAAGTGGTTATATGCCGGCATATCGCTATGACCCTTATATGTATCGGTTACATAAAATGAAGGGAGGATCTTTTAAGGATTATAAAGATAAAGCACACCTCCCCTTAAATGATCTCCAAATTCAAAAGCATTTAAGTGGCCAACAATTGGTAGGAATCTATCCATTGTTGAAGGACAATACCTCCTGGTTTATAGCTGCCGATTTTGATAAGCAGAATTGGATTGAGGAATGTCAGAAATTAATTGAAGTTTGTAATGAATATGGAATTTCTGCATATTTAGAAAGGTCACGATCTGGTAACGGGGGACATGTATGGATATTTTTCGACCAACCATATCAGGCATTTAAAAGTAGGAGGATTCTGCTTAAATTAATGGAGTTGGCCGGCTTGTTTTCTGTGTTGGATAAGAACTCCAGCTTTGACCGATTATTTCCAAATCAAGATTATCTTTCCGGTAAAGGTTTTGGCAATCTTATCGCATTACCTTTTTATAAACCTGCAGTTGAAAATGGTCATAGTTGTTTTGTTGATCCTTCAACTGAAGACCTAAAACCTTATCCAGATCAGAATAAATTTTTATCCGCAATTCAAAAGACACCGGTTGACCACCTGGATACCTTATATGACTCTTTAGGTCTTAGCACCTCTACAGATAGTACAATTAAAAAAAATAGTTCAGGAAAACTTCAAATAAGCCTGAGCAATGCTCTTCATTTAAACAGAGCTGGAATAAATTCCAGTTTAATTAATTTTTTAAAGGAAGAACTCAATTTTTCAAATTCTGAATTTTTCATTAAAAAGGAAGCGGGTAAAAATACCTGGGGAACACAAGCCTACATCAGTTGTATCGATGTTACAGAAGAGGAAATAGTCATACCGAGAGGGTTTGCCGGAAAATTGATCAGGTTTTGTAAGGAACAGGAGATAAATTATGATTTTCACGATTACCGGAAAAAATTAGCGCCGGTTGATTTCATTTGGGAAGTGCCTCTTCGATCACACCAAAACCTCGCGATTGAAGTTTCTTCCAGAAAGGATTTTGGAATAATCTCAGCTCCTCCGGGTTCAGGAAAAACTGTTATGGCTCTTAAGATAATTGCTTCTAAACAACAACCGGCCCTTATCATTGTGCACAGGAAACAATTAATGGAGCAGTGGATTGAAAGTATTCAGGCTTTTCTTGGTATTCCTAAAAATGAAATTGGGAAGATAGGCCAGGGCAAGGCAAAAGCTGGCAAAAAGATTAGCGTTGCTATGATACAGAGTTTGGGGAAATACATTGACAAACAACAAACCGCAACTTTTACCCAATCTTTTGGCACCATAATTATTGATGAGTGTCATCACATTCCTGCCCAAACTTATAGAAAGACAATATCAAAATTCTGTTCATATTATCAATATGGGCTGACTGCTACTCCCTTTCGTAAAGGAAATGATGAAAAGTTACTGTTCGCTTATTTAGGTGAGAAAATTGCAGAAATTAAACCTCAGGATATAGAGGAATACAAACGACCCCGAATTGTGATTAGGAAAACTTCCCTTGATATTCCTTTCAATTCTAAAACTGATTCCTTCGAGACTCTATCAAAAATTCTTATACATGATTCTTCTAGAAATAGTTTAATCCTAAAGGACGTAGAAGCAGAACTTAGACTTGGTAAAAAAGTAGTAATTATAACAGAACGCAAGGAACATATAGATTCTTTAAATCAATATCTTAAACAATCTTTTGAATCTATAACACTGAGTGGAGAGGATACGGAGGCAAACCGAAATTTAAAATGGAAATTATTACAAGAAGGGAATTATCAGGTTTTAATTACCACCGGACAGTTTTTTGGTGAGGGTAGCGATTTGCAAAATGCTTCCTGTCTTTTCCTTGCATATCCTTTTTCCTTTAAGGGTAAACTGGTCCAGTATATTGGGAGGGTACAACGTTCAGAGAAGACTCCTGTCATATATGATTATCATGATTATAAAATTGATTATCTCAATCGGCTTTTTCTAAAAAGGAATAGGCATTACAGACACTTCGATAAGCAAGCTACCTTGTTTGATGAAGAAATGAAGACATCAACTTCTCAAATTTTAACCATCGACAAAAAAATAAAAGTGCCAATTTCGGATCTTGATTTTCGATATGGAGCGGCTGCTTTTAAGTACGGGACTTCAGACATTGAGACACTTGAATTTGAAATAGAAAATGAGGATTTAAGACCGGAGTTCGAAGTCTTAAAAACCTATTTTTCCAAGGCGCTCAAATCAAAATATATCGAGGTCGAAATATATGCAGAATTTGAAAATAAGGTGTTGGTGGCACAATCTGCATACTCCCATGACCTAGAAAAAATTAATCAGGAGCTAATTGAAAGTGTCAGGTTTCGGTTTGTGCAAAAAGATATTTTAGGAAAAGCACATTCCTCTGAAACGGATAATAACTTATTGGATTTAGAGAGTTTACAGGAACAGAATTTTCCGTTATATAAATCCGAAGAAGAGCTTCTGAATGAGCTTTTGAAGAATAAACACCTAAAACACTTCCGCCAAATCCAATATCTGGCTTCTAAACACGAGAGTGACATTCTTAGGATTCGTTTTGTATTGCAACCTTTCTCTTTTGTTTTCCTGCTTTCAGGTAGAGACGCATATCATTTAGTTTTAGAAACCCTGGATACTGAAGAAGCTACCTACCTTTGGCATCTGGACAAAAAAACGGGAGATTTAAAAGATAACTTAATTCTCGTTGATGAAGATTTAAATATTATACGAAACAAAGGGAGACAATATTTCCTGCAAACTTCTAAAAATAATTTTAGCCGGATAGTACATGATTATTCTGATGAACGAAAAGGGTTTGTAGTATGGAAAAGTGCTTTGGAAGAGAGGCTTTATTAA
- a CDS encoding LVIVD repeat-containing protein, whose protein sequence is MRKIGNFYFSVALMLAGCSGDNISPGYNSGDGSGGSLARFSLVGDYLYTVDDQSLRIFNIIDPEQPAFVGEKYIGFDIETLYSLDDYLFVGSRLGMFIFDISDPKFPLQLSEVQHARSCDPVVSSGDYTYVTLHTNASCEGNINQLEVYDTRDLMRPELLATITMDRPIGLGLYQNHLLVTDLGVVRIFDVTNPAKPDLIGGIEQDAFDLIIRNDDLFIIGEESLSQYRLNPDDMGEVVFRSSIQF, encoded by the coding sequence ATGAGAAAGATTGGTAATTTTTATTTTTCTGTAGCACTGATGCTTGCAGGATGCAGTGGAGACAATATTTCCCCCGGTTACAATTCTGGAGATGGCAGCGGCGGCTCCCTTGCCCGGTTCTCTCTTGTTGGGGACTATTTGTACACGGTGGATGATCAATCCCTCCGAATCTTTAATATCATCGATCCCGAACAGCCTGCTTTTGTGGGAGAAAAATATATTGGTTTTGATATAGAAACGCTCTATTCCCTGGATGATTACCTATTTGTGGGAAGCCGGCTGGGAATGTTCATCTTTGATATCTCCGATCCTAAATTTCCCCTTCAGCTATCTGAAGTGCAGCATGCGCGAAGTTGCGACCCCGTAGTTTCTTCGGGAGATTATACCTATGTCACCCTGCACACGAATGCCTCTTGCGAAGGAAATATAAATCAGCTGGAAGTATATGATACCCGGGATCTCATGAGGCCGGAATTACTGGCCACCATCACCATGGACCGGCCAATTGGTCTTGGATTATACCAAAATCACCTTTTAGTAACAGACCTTGGGGTGGTGCGTATCTTTGATGTCACCAACCCTGCAAAGCCAGATCTTATTGGAGGAATAGAACAGGATGCTTTTGACCTTATAATTCGCAATGATGACCTGTTCATAATAGGGGAGGAGTCTTTGAGTCAGTACCGGTTAAATCCGGATGATATGGGGGAGGTTGTTTTTAGGAGTAGTATTCAATTTTAG
- a CDS encoding type II toxin-antitoxin system RelE/ParE family toxin, producing the protein MEEFNRQIGFYENHFRDFYKKQSLAVQKKIDWTLLLIKTTRIVPEKFLKHLSNTDGIWEVRISAGNGIFRIFCFFDEGNLIILLSGFQKKTQKTPLKEIKKAERLKKEYYENR; encoded by the coding sequence TTGGAAGAATTTAATAGGCAGATAGGGTTTTACGAAAATCATTTCAGGGATTTTTACAAAAAACAGTCTCTTGCAGTTCAAAAGAAAATTGACTGGACTCTTTTGCTAATTAAAACTACAAGAATAGTCCCTGAAAAATTTCTTAAACACCTGTCTAATACCGACGGAATTTGGGAAGTACGGATATCCGCCGGAAATGGGATTTTTCGAATCTTCTGTTTCTTTGATGAAGGAAATTTAATAATCCTGTTGAGCGGATTTCAAAAAAAGACACAGAAAACCCCATTAAAGGAAATTAAAAAAGCAGAACGGTTAAAAAAAGAGTACTATGAAAACAGATAA